The window GCTCGTCCGGGTCGCTCCCGTGTCGGATTTGGCGTAGACGGTCTTCGACCCGCTCGTTCCCGAGAGGACGATCTCCTCGGTGTAGCCGATGATCGCCGGTTCGCCGGTACCGGGTCGGGTGACGTCCGGCATCGCCGTCGGCGTGGAGTCGTCGAGGTTCGCCGAGAGTTCCCAGACGCGACCCTCGTCTACCTCGCCGCCCGCTCGTTCGATAGCGAGTTTCGCGATATAGGGCGCGGGACTGACGTGGGTCGCCTCGAAGAGGCCTTTGAAGCCGGCCGTGGGGTTCACCTCGAGGACGAACCAGCCGTCCTCGCCCTCGACGATGTCGACGCCGGCGTAATCGAGCCCGATCACCTGGGAGGCATCGACGGCGATTTCTGCGACCTCGTCGGGGAGGGAATCGGTCGCATCTTCGACCGACCCGCCGACGGCGACGTTCGTCCGCCAGTCGTTGTCGGGTGCGTAGCGGTACATCGCGCCGACGACCTCGTCGCCGACGACGTAGACGCGGAGGTCGCGATGTCGCTCGCCGTCCCGATCGATGAGTTTCTGCAAGAACGCATACCGGTTGCCGACCTTGGCGTTGACGTGTTCGTTCGGGCCGACCTTCCAGGTACCCCCGCCGTGCGTGCCGATCGCCGTCTTGTAGACGGCCTCCTCGCCAAAACGGTCTCGAGCTGCGTTCAGCTTCTCGGTACTGAGCGAGAGGTAGACGTCCGGCACCTGAATATCTGCGGTGGTGAGTGCGGCCGCGGTCGCCAGTTTGTGCGAGGCGGTCAGCGTCGTCGCTGGCTCGTTGAGCATCGGGACGAGACGGCTGAGCGTGTCCGCCAGTCCGAGTTCCTCACAGGGCTGTTCCGTATTCGAGAGTAGCATGCGATTCGCGACCACGTCGACGTCCGGATCGATGACGACCTCGTTCCCCTCGACGCTAAGCGTGGTGTTTTCCTCGCGAAGCCACGCCGTGTCGTGACCCAGTGCTTCGACTGCGTTGAGAATCGCCTTCGACTCCTTGCTCGTGTGCAAGCTCAGTACCCCCACTGTGACGGACTCGTCGACTGTCATAGATTCATACTCTCTGGGCACCCGGAAAAGCGTTATCAGTTATCGGCGGGATCCGTGGGCGTTGCGGACAATAAAGCTGCGGTTCTTGGCGATTTCACCTGTTCTCACTGACTGCTCGAGTGAGGGGAGCGCAGTCAGCTGAAATGGGCCGTGCCCTGATTGTAGTGTGGTCGTCTGGGGAGGTAGTGGGAGTTGTGGCGATGATGATTAGCGTGGAGGGGAGGGTCGGTGTCGAGGTGAATTCGGTGCGGAAGTGACGAACTCGCCTCGACGAAGCGTCAACGGGGTGGTGTAATGGATCAACCGATTTGCGTAATCGGTGTCGATTCGCCTGAAAGCGGTCGTCGCTGCCGCGGTGGCGGCTTCCCCGACCACTGCGGGACTCGAGCGACGACACAATATCGTCGAACTCGAGACGTCCACCATCGCGGGACTCGGGTCTGGCTCATTGCTCTGTGCATCCACCCTCCTCCGCAGGATGAACCAGGGCGTACAGCTCGGTGCCGAGTCGCGCCATCTCGAGGTCGGCCTCGAGGCGCTCGATGTGGGTCTCGAGCGTCGCCTGGTCGATCCGGTCGAGGGGCTGCTCGAGGAGCGACGCGAGTGCCGGGTCGAGCCCCTCCAGTGAGCTGCCGGGGCGAGACGGGGCGTTCGTTCGGCCCGCCTCGATCATGGCGTGGATCTCGCGGAGGGTGATGACCGCTCGGCGGAGGGTTCTTATTTCACCCTCGTCCGCTGGCGGCTGAAGCGTCGCCGACAGCGTCGCTTTCGCACGGGTCACGTCCGCTGGTTCGACCGAAAACTCGCGGCAGGCAGCCTCGAGATCGAACGACCCATGGCGGCCGCGAGTAGCAGCAAGTCGGAAGGCGGCGACCGTGAGCACCGCTCGATCGTACTCACAATCGAGTACCGTATCGGCGTGGTCGGCGACCGCTCGAGCGACCTCGGTGACGTCCGGACAGCCCAGTTGCTGGGCAACCTGCTCGACGGACGACCCGTTTTGGGGTGCGGTGTTCCGCGTCATACGAGACGATAGGGAACCCAATTCCTTAGTGACATCTGGGAAAGTATCGTTACTATGATTACTATCATTACTAACGGGATTTTATACACAAACGCACCGCTTTCGAACATCCGTCGCTACGGAAGACGATGGCGAGGCCTGACAAATCCGCCACGTTCAAGCCACTTCCCTTCGAGAGTCGAGCTATGACCAGAGCTGTCTGGGTGAAAGCCGACGACACCGTTGGTGACTGGGACGCCCGACGCAAGCGGATCACGACCGCCCTCGAGGCCGGCGCTGACTGGGTGCTCGTCGACGAACAGGACACCGAACGAGTACGCGAGCTTGGCGACATCTCCGTCGCTGCCTTCCGTACCGACGGGGACGTTACCCTGATCGACGACGCAGAGGATCCGGAACCGGAGAGCCAGCCGGACGCATTCGTCACCGGCAAGGAGGGCGAAGGTGACGGCACCATCGACCTCCCCAACGACTTTTCCGGATCGGCGGATCTCTCGACGCTCCGTCGCAGTAGCCCCGTCGCTCACGGCGCGTACGTCCGCATCCGGGGGAAGGACTACGAAACGTTCGCCGAGGCCGCCGCTGAGGTGGCCGACTACACGATCGTCATCGGCGAGGACTGGACGATCATCCCGCTCGAGAACCTGATCGCCCGCATCGGCGAGGAAACGACGCTCGTCGCCGGCGTCACGACCGCCGAAGAGGCGAAGACGGCGTTCGAAACGCTCGAGATCGGAGCAGACGCCGTCCTTGTCGATACGGACGACCCGGACGAAATCCGCCGTACGGTCGACGTTCGCGACGCCGCCGAACGGGAATCGCTCGACCTCGAGTGGGGAACGGTGACCGAGATCGAACCCGTCGGCTCGGCCGACCGCGTCTGCGTGGATACCGGGAGCCTGTTCGACCACGACGAGGGGATGCTCGTGGGGTCGATGTCACGCGGCCTGGTGTTCGTCCACGCCGAAACGGCCGAGTCGCCGTACGTTGCCTCCCGCCCGTTCCGGGTCAACGCGGGGGCCGTCCACGCGTACGTCCGGACGCCCGAGGGCGGTACGAAGTACCTCTCCGAGCTCAGAAGCGGCGACGAGGTTCAGGTCATCGACACCGCCGGCCACACCCGCGAAGCGATCGTTGGCCGGGTCAAAATCGAGAAACGGCCGATGTTCCGCGTGGCGCTCGAGACCGACGGTGGCGATCACATCGAGACGCTCCTGCAGAACGCCGAGACGATCAAAGTCTCGACGAAAGACGGCCGCCGTGCGGTTACCGATCTCTCACCAGGCGACGCGGTTCGCCTCTACTACGACGACACGGCCCGACACTTCGGCGAAGCCGTCGAAGAGAGCATCATCGAAAAGTAGTTCTCGATAGTCGAATCGGGCTCGAGTCGGTTATTTTCCTCGTTTCGGGCCAGAACTCGAGGCATCGGAGTGGTGGTGCGGTCAGGAGTTGGTGGTGCGACCCTGGGTTGGTGTCGTGGCAACGAGTTGGTGGTGGTACCTCGAGGTGGTGCCGTGGCAACGAGGTGGTGTCGTGCCCCCGAGTGGTAGATGTGATGGTGGCGTAGACGACGCTGGCGACACGTATGAGGTACTGATATCGATTGTGACGAGTATCTGGACTGACAGGAGAAGAGACGACACTCCGATGATGCTGCTGACTGGGTGACAGCACTCGTGACGAAACCAGCTACGGTGACACCGATTCGTCCTCCGCCGGCGGCTCGAGTCGGGTCGTACACCAGTGACAGAACTCGAGTTCCTCATCGAGCGGGCGGTTGCAGTGGGGGCACGTTGGCCCATCGTGGTCGCCGCTCCCACCGACGGCACCGAGACCCCGAAAGAGCGCGTCGGTCGCGGTAAACAGGGCGAGAAACGCCAGGAGGAATCGATCGACGCTGCTGGTTTCCTCGGTGAGAATCGTCCACGTTGCGTCGAATGACGTCATCGCGCTCAACTGCGTCGTCGAAAACGAGATGGCGACCGCCGTGACGAACAACCCGGCGAAGAACAGCGCACGTATCCAGTCACGGAGCACGGCGTGGCCGATGCCGGGGAACACCAGCGAGAGCGAGGCGGCGACGAGCGCACGAACCAGCGTCATACCTGTAGCGAGTCGTTAGTGACCGACACCCTTAACGTTCCGTTTTCGAGTTGGGTACGGAGTCACCACCCGATTGGCTTTCGGTTCGTCGACGTTCTGCACACGATACTCGCCGCACCACACACAGCGCGATCACCGCGGTGGCTCGTCACGTGCACCCAGCGCACTCCGGCGCAGGTGAGAGTGGTGAACCAGCGAGGAGACGCCAAACATCAGGAGGATGATCGCCGAAAGCACCTGTCCGGACAACCCCTGAAACGGGTACACCGAGGCCCAGACGAGTGCGATCAACAGCGTTCCAACCGCGCTCAACCCGAGATAGTACTGACTCCATGGAATGTCGTGTGCGGGGACGTACTCGAGGTACATCTGTACCTCCCGTGCATCCTCCGTCAACTCGACCGTCCCCCTCGAGCGGTCGTACTCGATGATGCCTGCGTCGGCCAGTTTCGGCAGGTGTGACTGGCGCAACGCCGTGTAGATGCGCTTGCGCTTCTTCCAGGAAATGTCCTCGATTGGCATCTCGTACTCCCACGCGGTGAGCGCATCGACGAGTGTTCGCAAGTCGGTTTGTCCCGTTTCGTCACGTTTGAGATAATAGAGAACCCATCGCCTGCGCTGATTGCTCAGCACGGTGAATACCTCGTCTCGAGACGGTGAATCCTCCGGAATCTGTTCTGCAGTACCCCCCAGTGTGTCAATGGCGTGTGGAATATTCGTCACGTGAACCCCCCCAAATGATTCCCATCGTGACGCTCTCTCTTAGATAAGTTAATTAATTGGAACGTAGCCGTGGGTAGCCTCTTGCTGTCCACGAACAGGGAGTCATTATTCGCTCGAGGACGTCGGTTCCTGTCCTGTTTCCCGCTACCCACCGTCGTCGGAGGATCGAACGACCCATTCCACTGGCTGCTCATCTCACCTCCTGTTCGTTGTGTGAGCACGCTTGTCGGTCGTCGAAAGCCCTCCCTGCGTCTCGGTCGCAGAGAAGGTCGTGCCTGCAGGCGCTACCTGTCGCCCCTCCTTGGAGTGTATACACAAACCCGGTTCCATCGATGACAGAGCCAAGCGCGCCCCATGTCGGTCAGTCGGTGTGACCGCACACGGGATCCGCCGGAGAGTACACAGTTATGAAACGACGACAGTTCGTTCTCGGAACCGGTGTGGCAGCGATCGGCGGTGCAACGCTCATCGGCACCGGGGCCTTTTCGGGTGTGGTATCGAAGCGGTCGACGAAAATCAGCGTCGCCCACGACAGGGACGCGTACCTGGGACTGAAACGCAGCGACAGCCCCAATCGAAGCTACGTCGACTACGACGACAAAAAGCACCTGCGGGTTCGGATGGACAAGAAAAACCCCACCGAAGGCGGTGGTCAGGGCGTCAACTCGGATTCGATCTCCTGGTTCGACAACCTCTTTCACATCTGTAACCAGGGGAAAGAGCCGTCGAAGATTTTCGTGCTTAAATCCGGTGACGAACCCGACCGGGTGACGTTCTACCACGGCAACTTCAGCAACGGGTACGAGATCGTCAGCGGCCAGACGCTCGCGGTGAGTGAGTGTCTGGAGGTCGGTCTGTACACGTACACGAAGGATATCGAGGCGCACACGCAGCTGCTCAGGAACGTCATCATCGTCGCCATCGCCGAGAGCGCCTTCACGAAGGAGATGAAACCGGACAATCTGCTCGAGGCGGTCGAGATGCCCGACCGAAAATCCGAGGAGTGGGTGCTCAACGGCGCATGACCGATCCGTCCACGCTGAACCGACGGCAGACGCTGGCTGGGCTCGGCAGCATCGGCCTCGGTGCGCTCGCGCTCGTTGGCGTGTCCTATTGGCGACAGACGTCCGAGACCGCTGTTCGGTCGAACGACGACGATACCACCGTTCACTCGCCGGGGACGTCGAACGGAACCGACGACGACGGAACGGACGACGGTGGCGATCCCATCGACACGGAAAAAAAGCGGAAAATCACTATTCAGCTACCGAAGGGCGACCACGACCGCTTCAACTCCGATTCCATCTCGTTCGTCCACGACGGCTTTTACGTCTGTAACCGGGGGAAATCGGCTGCCAGCGTCTGGATCGACGCGGATCCGGTGACGAACGACCGAGGCGAACCCGCCGTCAGGTTCTATCGTGATGGGAATCTCGGTGACCGAATCGACAGTTCCGACCAGGCGGCCCACCTCGAGGCTGACTCCTGCCTCCGCGTTGGCGTCATGACTCGCACGTTTGGGATTGCCGGCGAGACGACCCTGGTCGAGAAGGTCGACGTTCGAACCGAACGGAAGGATCCTTGACGACACCCGGTTCGAAGCGGGGTGGGAACGCTGTCGTCGGTGGTGGGATATCACAGTCTGTTCGTCCGTCGGTTCCGCTGTCCTAGACGCTCTTCCTTTTCGTGTCTCTATCCCTGCTCCGACTCCTCGAGAACTGATCACACGAGAAGACAGTCACTACTTGGTGTCAGTCACTCATTACTTACCATCACGGATGTTGCCCACTCGTCCGTGATCCGTTTCGCCGCTATCGAGACACGTACCGGCGCGGATCGGGGGTGGGGGACGTTTAGTGTTCGTCGCACAGCGGAACCAGCCGTCGATCGGTGTCACGCAGCAGTGGCTATCGACACCTGGGCCGACCGACACTCCCTGCGCTGTGACCGGATAGATCTCGAGGGACGTGCGCTGGTGGGAAGGGGTGTGACGACACACCAATGACGATTCGTGGGTCTCTCAGCAGCGTCCTCACCGTCGTCGTCGGA of the Natronosalvus vescus genome contains:
- a CDS encoding RimK family alpha-L-glutamate ligase encodes the protein MTVDESVTVGVLSLHTSKESKAILNAVEALGHDTAWLREENTTLSVEGNEVVIDPDVDVVANRMLLSNTEQPCEELGLADTLSRLVPMLNEPATTLTASHKLATAAALTTADIQVPDVYLSLSTEKLNAARDRFGEEAVYKTAIGTHGGGTWKVGPNEHVNAKVGNRYAFLQKLIDRDGERHRDLRVYVVGDEVVGAMYRYAPDNDWRTNVAVGGSVEDATDSLPDEVAEIAVDASQVIGLDYAGVDIVEGEDGWFVLEVNPTAGFKGLFEATHVSPAPYIAKLAIERAGGEVDEGRVWELSANLDDSTPTAMPDVTRPGTGEPAIIGYTEEIVLSGTSGSKTVYAKSDTGATRTSIDTRLAADIGAGPIKSITRVKSGSRKTSKSRPVVDIVVGVGGNQHTVTASVEDRSHMDYPVILGRDILENYQVDVSRRVDRDAPDSPEEEEEQLE
- a CDS encoding 3-dehydroquinate synthase II, with translation MTRAVWVKADDTVGDWDARRKRITTALEAGADWVLVDEQDTERVRELGDISVAAFRTDGDVTLIDDAEDPEPESQPDAFVTGKEGEGDGTIDLPNDFSGSADLSTLRRSSPVAHGAYVRIRGKDYETFAEAAAEVADYTIVIGEDWTIIPLENLIARIGEETTLVAGVTTAEEAKTAFETLEIGADAVLVDTDDPDEIRRTVDVRDAAERESLDLEWGTVTEIEPVGSADRVCVDTGSLFDHDEGMLVGSMSRGLVFVHAETAESPYVASRPFRVNAGAVHAYVRTPEGGTKYLSELRSGDEVQVIDTAGHTREAIVGRVKIEKRPMFRVALETDGGDHIETLLQNAETIKVSTKDGRRAVTDLSPGDAVRLYYDDTARHFGEAVEESIIEK
- a CDS encoding zinc ribbon domain-containing protein: MTLVRALVAASLSLVFPGIGHAVLRDWIRALFFAGLFVTAVAISFSTTQLSAMTSFDATWTILTEETSSVDRFLLAFLALFTATDALFRGLGAVGGSGDHDGPTCPHCNRPLDEELEFCHWCTTRLEPPAEDESVSP
- a CDS encoding DUF7344 domain-containing protein, with product MTNIPHAIDTLGGTAEQIPEDSPSRDEVFTVLSNQRRRWVLYYLKRDETGQTDLRTLVDALTAWEYEMPIEDISWKKRKRIYTALRQSHLPKLADAGIIEYDRSRGTVELTEDAREVQMYLEYVPAHDIPWSQYYLGLSAVGTLLIALVWASVYPFQGLSGQVLSAIILLMFGVSSLVHHSHLRRSALGARDEPPR